In Apium graveolens cultivar Ventura chromosome 10, ASM990537v1, whole genome shotgun sequence, the following are encoded in one genomic region:
- the LOC141693520 gene encoding uncharacterized protein LOC141693520 gives MDAKQIKLTTLIIFAALMINPSLQSTTSVKYCDRKADYAVKVEGIDMIPFPIVSGQPATFKILASSGQPIYGGKMSLQVLFLGISVHSESHDICEKSRCPISAGKFVLSHTQVLPGITPAGSYTLKMRMTDEFNNQLTCISFNFKISSGLYEAAL, from the exons ATGGATGCCAAGCAGATAAAGCTCACAACTTTAATAATCTTTGCTGCTTTGATGATCAACCCTTCACTTCAATCCACTACCTCTGTCAAATACTGTG ATAGGAAAGCTGATTATGCTGTCAAAGTGGAAGGGATCGACATGATTCCTTTTCCAATTGTGAGTGGACAACCGGCTACCTTTAAGATTTTAGCTTCCTCAG GTCAACCAATATATGGAGGAAAAATGTCTCTTCAGGTTTTGTTTTTGGGGATTAGTGTCCATTCAGAATCCCACGATATCTGTGAGAAGTCAAGGTGCCCTATATCAGCCGGTAAATTTGTGCTTTCGCACACTCAAGTTCTACCTGGAATCACTCCTGCT GGATCTTACACTCTTAAGATGAGGATGACTGATGAGTTCAACAATCAGTTGACTTGCATAAGCTTCAACTTCAAAATTAGTTCGGGATTGTATGAAGCAGCTCTTTGA